In the Salinirubrum litoreum genome, one interval contains:
- a CDS encoding acyl-CoA dehydrogenase yields MDFSLSPEQKQIRDMVAEFADEEIAPRAAEIDETDEFPADLVAEMGELGLMGMPFPEEYGGAGLDYHSYAIGLEEISRASGGLGTVVAAHTSLAGNMLYAFGDEGQKQAYLTPLNRGDDIGAFALSEPQAGSDVPAMTTTAERDGDEYVIDGGKLWISNGSVADTVTVFAKTDPDAGRKGISSFVVRPEEDDGFVVEGTEDKLGDKGCPTAELRFDAMRIPEDRLLGEEGDGFVHALKTLNGGRITIAARGVGLARAALEEALDYAQDREQFDQPISDFQAIQHKLADMDTKVQCAKLLMHKAADKKIRGESFIKEAAQAKLHASEVSREVANEAIQVHGGYGYTKDFPVERFYRDAKLNEIYEGTSEVLRNTIAQQLLD; encoded by the coding sequence ATGGACTTCAGTCTCTCTCCCGAGCAGAAGCAGATCCGCGACATGGTCGCGGAGTTCGCCGACGAGGAGATCGCGCCTCGCGCGGCCGAGATCGACGAGACCGACGAGTTCCCGGCCGACCTCGTGGCCGAGATGGGCGAACTCGGCCTGATGGGGATGCCGTTCCCCGAGGAGTACGGCGGCGCGGGCCTCGACTACCACTCCTACGCCATCGGCCTCGAGGAGATCTCGCGCGCCTCCGGCGGTCTCGGCACGGTCGTCGCGGCCCACACCAGTCTCGCGGGCAACATGCTCTACGCGTTCGGTGACGAAGGCCAGAAACAGGCGTACCTCACGCCCCTGAACCGCGGCGACGACATCGGCGCGTTCGCGCTCTCGGAACCGCAAGCCGGCAGCGACGTGCCGGCGATGACCACCACCGCCGAGCGAGACGGCGACGAGTACGTGATCGACGGCGGGAAACTCTGGATCTCGAACGGGTCGGTCGCCGACACCGTCACCGTCTTCGCCAAGACCGACCCGGACGCCGGCCGAAAAGGCATCTCCTCGTTCGTCGTCCGCCCCGAGGAGGACGACGGCTTCGTCGTGGAGGGCACGGAGGACAAACTCGGCGACAAGGGCTGTCCGACCGCCGAACTCCGGTTCGACGCGATGCGCATCCCAGAAGACCGCCTGCTCGGCGAGGAGGGGGACGGCTTCGTCCACGCGCTGAAGACGCTCAACGGCGGGCGCATCACCATCGCGGCACGCGGGGTCGGTCTCGCACGCGCCGCACTGGAGGAGGCCCTCGACTACGCACAGGACCGCGAGCAGTTCGACCAGCCCATCTCGGACTTCCAGGCCATCCAGCACAAACTCGCCGACATGGACACGAAAGTCCAGTGTGCGAAACTGCTGATGCACAAGGCGGCCGACAAGAAGATTCGCGGCGAGTCGTTCATCAAGGAGGCCGCACAGGCGAAGCTCCACGCCTCGGAAGTGTCGCGTGAGGTCGCCAACGAGGCGATCCAGGTCCACGGCGGCTACGGCTACACGAAGGACTTCCCGGTCGAGCGGTTCTACCGCGACGCGAAACTGAACGAGATCTACGAGGGGACCAGCGAGGTGCTGCGGAACACCATCGCTCAGCAGTTGCTGGACTGA
- a CDS encoding bactofilin family protein: protein MQSFGLRQLLALSVALLVLLGAGPTVAIAQTSQTGGTVVVGPDETIIGGLEVVAGSVVIHGTVEGDLQAVGGSVVVEETGTVTGNAELTGGSIVVAGAVGGDVTFAGGSFLLREAGSVGGTLEGGAGDVRLDGAVTGDTTVGAETLTLGSTAVLSGGLEYDAGTFDRQDGSQVAGQVVRNPDLTVGTEFGGFEAPVIPWWVGQAYGFLVNLALGAVLLLVAPAFAGRVTSLGTTKTLRSGGAGLLTFVGVPLLLVLIALTIVGIPLSLVGVLLFAIVLWIGSVFGAYVVGTYLLRLAERENRWGALVLGLAVVAILSAIPYGLGGIVSFVVLLLGLGAFALAIRGEGGDEGDEGLGTTEEGPSEGQPMA, encoded by the coding sequence ATGCAATCATTCGGACTGCGGCAACTACTCGCGCTGTCGGTCGCCCTCCTCGTCCTCCTCGGGGCAGGCCCGACAGTCGCGATTGCACAGACGAGCCAGACCGGCGGCACCGTCGTCGTCGGTCCGGACGAAACCATAATCGGCGGCCTGGAGGTCGTCGCCGGCAGCGTGGTGATCCACGGAACCGTCGAAGGCGACCTCCAAGCCGTCGGTGGCTCGGTCGTCGTCGAGGAGACCGGCACCGTCACCGGCAACGCCGAGCTGACCGGCGGTTCCATCGTCGTGGCCGGCGCGGTCGGCGGCGACGTGACCTTCGCGGGCGGGAGCTTCCTGCTCCGTGAGGCTGGCTCTGTCGGCGGCACCCTCGAAGGCGGTGCCGGCGACGTGCGACTCGACGGCGCGGTCACCGGCGACACGACTGTCGGTGCCGAGACCCTGACGCTCGGGTCGACTGCGGTCCTCTCCGGCGGCTTAGAGTACGACGCGGGGACCTTCGACCGCCAAGACGGCTCGCAGGTCGCCGGACAGGTCGTCCGGAACCCCGACCTGACCGTCGGCACCGAGTTCGGCGGCTTCGAGGCCCCCGTCATCCCGTGGTGGGTCGGCCAAGCGTACGGCTTCCTCGTGAACCTCGCGCTCGGTGCGGTCCTCCTGCTGGTCGCCCCGGCCTTCGCGGGTCGCGTGACCAGCCTCGGGACGACCAAGACACTCCGCAGTGGCGGGGCGGGCCTGCTGACGTTCGTCGGCGTCCCCCTGCTGCTGGTGTTGATCGCGCTGACCATCGTCGGCATCCCGCTGTCGCTGGTCGGCGTGCTCCTGTTCGCCATCGTGCTGTGGATCGGGAGCGTCTTCGGCGCGTACGTCGTCGGGACGTACCTGCTCCGACTCGCAGAGCGCGAGAACCGCTGGGGCGCGCTGGTGCTCGGACTCGCCGTCGTGGCGATTCTGTCGGCGATCCCCTACGGTCTCGGCGGCATCGTCAGCTTCGTCGTTCTCCTCCTCGGACTGGGCGCGTTCGCGCTGGCCATCCGTGGTGAGGGCGGCGACGAGGGCGACGAGGGACTCGGCACGACCGAGGAGGGTCCCTCCGAGGGCCAGCCGATGGCCTGA
- a CDS encoding DUF5812 family protein: MTDDQDSGATPDTASQDAKTGTFLVTHADDESAVLTDVHDGQVHTLAENPGLAAAEAITGTLTPVPPMGVSWEVGDLDEQWAIGVEDSDLAPTQQEREIASGQAVGELTRQERAGAGELHVITVPEDGVEQAVADVLDDEDGLRSRAARLGVNRVEVRSDDGVVSVRYVP, from the coding sequence ATGACCGACGACCAGGACAGTGGGGCGACGCCCGACACGGCGTCACAGGACGCGAAGACGGGCACCTTCCTCGTCACGCACGCCGACGACGAGTCGGCCGTGCTGACCGACGTCCACGACGGACAGGTTCACACGCTCGCCGAGAACCCCGGACTCGCGGCCGCCGAGGCGATCACGGGGACGCTCACTCCGGTCCCGCCGATGGGCGTCTCGTGGGAGGTCGGCGACCTCGACGAGCAGTGGGCGATCGGCGTCGAGGACAGCGACCTCGCGCCGACCCAGCAGGAACGGGAGATCGCGAGCGGCCAGGCGGTCGGTGAACTGACGAGACAGGAACGCGCCGGCGCGGGCGAACTCCACGTCATCACGGTCCCCGAGGACGGCGTGGAGCAGGCCGTCGCGGACGTGCTGGACGACGAGGACGGTCTGCGCTCGCGGGCCGCGAGACTCGGCGTGAACCGCGTCGAGGTTCGATCGGACGACGGCGTCGTCAGCGTCCGCTACGTTCCCTGA
- a CDS encoding DUF4097 family beta strand repeat-containing protein — protein MTPTRRRLLATTGALGAAALAGCTDGLSESQQEVTTVSAGGAERFEAINRNGRLDVQAWNRPRVELDVTKRRFPGSAPFEAVSVETSVSDGTLRIESRYDTNPTNAGILVDLVVKVPSTLLAERVETANGEAILRGSPGNPVVRSDNGRAVARNVGGYVTLETSNGAIESTGCDGIDGARTSNGSIDVEVLALRQDADLQVSNGRVTIRASDDLDAEVLLETNNGTIDTSGVDLRNVSTSRNRVEGRLGNGGFQLYARSTNGAVELRGIDGSLGLE, from the coding sequence ATGACTCCGACACGACGACGCCTCCTCGCCACCACAGGTGCCCTCGGTGCCGCCGCCCTCGCGGGCTGTACCGACGGACTGAGTGAGAGCCAGCAGGAGGTCACGACCGTCTCGGCCGGCGGCGCAGAGCGGTTCGAGGCCATCAACCGGAACGGCCGACTGGACGTCCAGGCGTGGAACCGGCCCCGCGTCGAACTCGACGTGACCAAGCGTCGGTTCCCCGGCAGTGCGCCCTTCGAGGCGGTGTCTGTCGAGACCAGCGTCTCGGACGGGACGCTCCGCATCGAGTCCCGCTACGACACGAACCCGACGAACGCCGGGATCCTCGTCGACCTCGTCGTCAAGGTCCCCTCGACACTGCTCGCCGAACGTGTCGAGACGGCCAACGGCGAGGCCATCCTGCGCGGGAGCCCCGGCAACCCGGTCGTGCGGTCGGACAACGGCCGCGCGGTCGCGCGCAACGTCGGTGGCTACGTCACCCTGGAGACCAGCAACGGCGCGATCGAGTCCACCGGCTGTGACGGTATCGACGGCGCGCGGACCTCGAACGGCTCTATCGACGTGGAGGTGTTGGCGCTCCGACAGGACGCCGACCTGCAGGTCAGCAACGGCCGCGTCACGATCCGCGCGTCGGACGACCTGGACGCCGAGGTGTTGCTGGAGACGAACAACGGCACCATCGACACCAGCGGCGTAGACCTCCGGAACGTCTCGACCTCGCGGAACAGAGTCGAAGGCCGACTGGGGAACGGCGGGTTCCAACTCTACGCCCGGAGCACGAACGGCGCGGTCGAACTCAGGGGGATCGACGGGAGCCTCGGTCTGGAGTGA
- a CDS encoding phosphotransacetylase family protein — translation MNTLLVTSTHESTGKTAVTLALGLLAKERGQSVGYMKPKGTRLQSNVGKTLDQDPMLARELFETDAEMHQMEPIVYSPTFVEGAIRGREQTDELREQVKSNFDDLAVDRDLMLVEGGGKLSTGGIVGLTDPQVAELLDAQVVLVADYSQPGDVDEVLAAADDIGDRLAGVLFNRVADTNYDELETDVVPFLERQGVPVLGVLPRVQELAGITVEGLASELGAEVVTDAPTDAFVERFLVGAMGGDEALRYFRRTKDAAVITGGDRSEIHTAALEAPGVKCLILTGGHRPPGAVIGKAEQKGIPVLLVNSDTLSAIERAEDLVRGGRTRDERTVEIMRDLLFDHTDVDALIGAEDAGAGSVEDGDEE, via the coding sequence ATGAACACGTTACTCGTCACCTCGACCCACGAAAGCACCGGCAAGACGGCAGTCACGCTCGCGCTCGGACTGCTGGCGAAAGAACGCGGCCAGTCGGTCGGCTACATGAAGCCGAAGGGCACTCGGCTCCAGTCGAACGTCGGCAAGACGCTCGATCAGGACCCGATGCTCGCCCGCGAACTGTTCGAGACCGACGCGGAGATGCACCAGATGGAGCCCATCGTCTACTCGCCGACGTTCGTCGAGGGGGCCATCCGGGGCCGCGAGCAGACCGACGAACTCCGCGAGCAGGTGAAGTCGAACTTCGACGATCTGGCCGTGGACCGCGACCTGATGCTCGTGGAGGGCGGCGGCAAACTCTCGACCGGCGGCATCGTCGGCCTGACCGACCCGCAGGTCGCCGAGTTGCTGGACGCGCAGGTGGTCCTCGTCGCCGACTACAGCCAACCCGGCGACGTCGACGAGGTACTGGCCGCGGCGGACGACATCGGCGACCGCCTCGCGGGTGTGCTGTTCAACCGCGTCGCGGACACGAACTACGACGAACTGGAGACCGACGTGGTGCCGTTCCTCGAACGTCAGGGTGTGCCCGTGCTGGGCGTCCTCCCGCGCGTGCAGGAACTCGCCGGCATCACCGTCGAGGGCCTCGCCAGCGAACTCGGCGCGGAGGTCGTCACCGACGCGCCCACCGACGCCTTCGTGGAGCGGTTCCTCGTCGGCGCGATGGGCGGCGACGAGGCGCTACGCTACTTCCGGCGGACGAAGGACGCGGCGGTCATCACCGGCGGTGACCGCTCGGAGATCCACACCGCCGCGCTCGAAGCCCCGGGCGTGAAGTGTCTGATCCTGACCGGGGGGCACCGCCCGCCGGGGGCCGTGATCGGCAAGGCCGAACAGAAGGGCATCCCGGTCCTGCTGGTCAACTCGGACACGCTCTCGGCAATCGAACGCGCCGAGGACCTCGTGCGCGGCGGCCGGACCCGCGACGAGCGCACCGTGGAGATCATGCGTGACCTGCTGTTCGACCACACGGACGTGGACGCGCTGATCGGTGCAGAGGACGCCGGTGCTGGGTCGGTCGAGGACGGCGACGAAGAGTAA
- a CDS encoding MBL fold metallo-hydrolase: MTLAPEHAWRLELGGVNAYLVDDGEVTLIDAGMPWHTEQVRQYLADGGYDAGDVDRVLLTHFDLDHVGTLAELGLDCKVYARQPDAGMLAGTVSPPATNHKGLLQRVTLPLLTRPDLPITAIKDGEEVAGFRAYATPGHTPGHTAWVHHEFGLGFVGDTVRESGGDLAPSPWAICYDAAENRESIRDVADRVADCEVVAMGHGDPIRTHGGAQFAALADDL; encoded by the coding sequence ATGACACTCGCGCCGGAGCACGCGTGGCGACTGGAGTTGGGCGGCGTCAACGCGTACCTCGTGGACGACGGGGAAGTGACCCTGATCGACGCGGGGATGCCGTGGCACACCGAGCAGGTGCGACAGTACCTCGCCGACGGCGGCTACGACGCCGGCGACGTGGACCGCGTTCTCCTGACGCACTTCGATCTGGACCACGTCGGCACCCTCGCCGAACTGGGGCTGGACTGCAAGGTGTACGCTCGCCAGCCGGACGCCGGGATGCTCGCCGGGACGGTCTCCCCGCCGGCGACGAACCACAAGGGCCTGCTCCAGCGCGTGACCCTGCCACTGCTGACGCGCCCGGACCTCCCGATCACCGCGATCAAGGACGGCGAGGAGGTCGCCGGGTTCCGGGCGTACGCCACGCCGGGACACACGCCCGGTCACACCGCCTGGGTCCACCACGAGTTCGGTCTCGGATTCGTCGGCGACACGGTGCGGGAGTCCGGCGGCGACCTCGCACCCTCGCCGTGGGCCATCTGCTACGACGCCGCCGAGAACCGCGAGAGCATCCGCGACGTCGCCGACCGCGTCGCCGACTGCGAGGTGGTGGCGATGGGCCACGGCGACCCGATCCGGACCCACGGCGGCGCGCAGTTCGCGGCGCTGGCCGACGATCTGTGA
- a CDS encoding acetate--CoA ligase family protein — protein MGELSELFAPETVAVVGATEREGSVGRAIMDNLVADFDGTVVPVNPNYDEVLGIPCVSDIGAADADLAVVVVPPKIAVEAVRQAGESGVRNVVVITAGFGETGSEGAARERELREVAEQYDLNLVGPNSLGIMSTGVDMNATFGPENAQPGGMSFMSQSGAFITAVLDWANDQDIGFRDVVSLGNKAVLDEADFVREWGDDPETDVVIGYLEGIEEGREFIDAAREVTQDTPIVLVKSGRTDAGAQAASSHTGTIAGSDEAYETGLEQAGVIRAESVQELFDSAQMLGSQPLPEQDDVAIITNAGGPGVMATDAVGDSGLSMASFSDETLDTFSENLPAEGNIYNPVDVVGDAGNDRFRNALEIALDDENVGCAVVLSAPTAVLDYAQLARDTVELSEEFDKPVAACFMGGQRVEPAAEVLKDAGIPNYFDPARAVDSLDALSEYADISAREYDEPTEFDVDREAAHEILSAVKGRGDNRLGVEAMDLLDAYGIPTPHGEIVDSATDAEAIAADIEGDVVMKIVSPDILHKSDIGGVKVGVSDDDVYDAYEDLITRARNYQPDAEIIGVQVQEMVDLDSGVETIVGMNRDPQFGPLLLFGLGGIFVEILEDTTFRVAPVAESEAKEMTEEIDSAPLLRGARGRDPADVPAVVETIQRLSQLVTDFPAILELDINPLVATPDGVQAVDVRLTVDPDQL, from the coding sequence ATGGGAGAGTTATCCGAGTTGTTCGCGCCCGAGACAGTGGCCGTCGTCGGCGCGACCGAGCGCGAAGGCTCCGTAGGCCGCGCCATCATGGATAACCTCGTCGCGGACTTCGACGGGACGGTGGTCCCCGTCAATCCGAACTACGACGAGGTGTTGGGCATCCCGTGTGTGTCCGACATCGGCGCGGCAGACGCGGACCTCGCGGTCGTCGTCGTCCCACCCAAGATCGCGGTGGAAGCCGTACGACAGGCCGGCGAGTCGGGCGTCCGGAACGTGGTCGTCATCACGGCCGGCTTCGGCGAGACCGGCAGTGAGGGGGCCGCACGCGAACGCGAACTGCGCGAGGTAGCCGAACAGTACGACCTGAACCTCGTCGGGCCGAACAGCCTCGGGATCATGTCGACCGGTGTCGACATGAACGCGACGTTCGGCCCCGAGAACGCCCAACCCGGCGGGATGTCCTTCATGTCCCAGTCCGGGGCGTTCATCACGGCCGTCCTCGACTGGGCCAACGACCAGGACATCGGCTTCCGCGACGTGGTGTCGCTGGGCAACAAGGCCGTCCTCGACGAGGCCGACTTCGTCCGGGAGTGGGGTGACGACCCCGAGACGGACGTGGTGATCGGCTACCTCGAAGGGATCGAGGAGGGCCGCGAGTTCATCGACGCCGCGCGCGAGGTGACACAGGACACGCCGATCGTCCTCGTGAAGTCCGGCCGGACCGACGCCGGTGCGCAGGCCGCCTCCAGTCACACCGGCACCATCGCCGGGTCCGACGAGGCCTACGAGACGGGATTAGAGCAGGCGGGCGTCATCCGGGCCGAGTCGGTACAGGAGTTGTTCGACTCGGCACAGATGCTCGGGAGCCAACCGCTCCCGGAACAAGACGACGTGGCGATCATCACGAACGCCGGCGGCCCCGGCGTGATGGCGACCGACGCGGTCGGCGACTCGGGGCTGTCGATGGCCTCGTTCTCTGACGAGACGCTGGACACGTTCTCCGAGAACCTGCCGGCAGAAGGGAACATCTACAACCCGGTCGACGTGGTCGGCGACGCCGGCAACGATCGGTTCCGGAACGCACTGGAGATCGCACTCGACGACGAGAACGTCGGCTGTGCGGTCGTCCTCTCGGCACCGACCGCCGTGCTCGACTACGCCCAACTCGCACGGGACACGGTCGAACTCTCCGAGGAGTTCGACAAGCCGGTCGCGGCCTGCTTCATGGGAGGTCAGCGCGTCGAACCGGCCGCCGAGGTGCTGAAGGACGCGGGCATCCCGAACTACTTCGACCCGGCCCGCGCCGTCGACAGCCTCGACGCGCTGTCGGAGTACGCCGACATCTCCGCCCGCGAGTACGACGAACCGACCGAGTTCGACGTGGACCGGGAGGCGGCCCACGAGATACTCTCGGCCGTGAAGGGCAGAGGCGACAACCGCCTCGGCGTGGAGGCGATGGACTTACTCGACGCCTACGGCATCCCGACGCCCCACGGCGAGATCGTCGACTCGGCGACCGACGCCGAGGCGATCGCGGCCGACATCGAGGGCGACGTGGTGATGAAAATCGTCAGCCCGGACATCCTCCACAAGTCCGACATCGGCGGCGTGAAGGTCGGCGTCTCCGACGACGACGTGTACGACGCCTACGAGGACCTCATCACTCGCGCCCGCAACTACCAGCCGGACGCCGAGATCATCGGCGTGCAGGTCCAGGAGATGGTGGACCTCGACAGCGGCGTCGAGACCATCGTCGGCATGAACCGCGACCCGCAGTTCGGGCCGCTGCTCCTCTTCGGTCTCGGCGGCATCTTCGTCGAGATCTTGGAGGACACGACCTTCCGGGTGGCTCCGGTCGCGGAGTCCGAGGCGAAAGAGATGACAGAAGAGATCGATTCCGCGCCGCTCCTGCGGGGGGCGCGCGGTCGTGACCCCGCCGACGTGCCGGCCGTCGTGGAGACGATCCAGCGGCTGTCACAGCTCGTGACCGACTTCCCCGCCATCCTCGAACTGGACATCAACCCACTCGTCGCCACGCCCGACGGCGTGCAGGCCGTGGACGTGCGACTCACCGTCGACCCAGACCAGCTATGA
- a CDS encoding Vms1/Ankzf1 family peptidyl-tRNA hydrolase has protein sequence MLDELLGRAELKDRIEELEEEKEHLRRRAEAEEERRSEAAAKRQAAEERVNRLEDRITELEDRVERAGGDERAVDFRGVERLSGRRLDEVLARLGSVETDAEGALTAMVDDDAVPETVGEAFGDHTALVRRASPCLVVADDAGLVSAALAPPVEPDPFTEWSDGFELRDEWLRPTGAFGFAVVRSDLFAYGSYEGRDLVDSEGFTSEVKEQHSKGGFSQQRFERLRDEQIDEHLDECEARLDARDPDRLFVVGERTVLGRFRERADVTATVDATGDPDDALASAFRDFWTAQLYRI, from the coding sequence ATGTTGGACGAACTGCTCGGCCGGGCCGAACTCAAGGACCGGATCGAGGAGTTAGAAGAGGAGAAGGAGCACCTCCGGCGGCGCGCCGAGGCCGAGGAGGAGCGGCGCTCGGAGGCCGCCGCGAAACGACAGGCGGCCGAGGAGCGCGTCAACCGCCTCGAAGACCGGATCACCGAACTGGAAGACCGCGTGGAACGCGCCGGCGGCGACGAGAGAGCCGTCGACTTCCGGGGCGTCGAACGCCTGTCGGGCCGCCGGCTGGACGAGGTACTCGCCAGACTCGGCTCGGTCGAGACCGACGCGGAGGGCGCGCTGACCGCGATGGTCGACGACGACGCGGTGCCGGAGACGGTGGGCGAGGCGTTCGGCGACCACACCGCACTGGTCCGGCGGGCGAGTCCCTGTCTCGTCGTCGCGGACGACGCCGGTCTCGTCAGTGCCGCACTCGCACCGCCGGTCGAACCCGACCCCTTCACCGAGTGGAGCGACGGCTTCGAACTCAGAGACGAGTGGCTCCGGCCGACCGGCGCGTTCGGCTTCGCGGTCGTCCGGTCCGACCTGTTCGCCTACGGGAGCTACGAGGGCCGGGACCTGGTCGACAGCGAGGGGTTCACCTCCGAGGTGAAAGAACAGCACTCGAAGGGGGGCTTCTCCCAACAGCGGTTCGAGCGCCTGCGCGACGAACAGATCGACGAACACCTCGACGAGTGCGAGGCGCGACTGGACGCCCGCGACCCCGACCGCCTGTTCGTCGTCGGCGAGCGCACCGTCCTCGGCCGGTTTCGGGAGCGGGCCGACGTGACCGCGACGGTGGACGCGACCGGCGACCCCGACGACGCGCTGGCGTCCGCCTTCCGCGACTTCTGGACGGCGCAGTTGTACCGGATCTGA
- a CDS encoding long-chain fatty acid--CoA ligase, whose product MVGATDQTLRPFLWRAEKLFSDREIVSRTHEGITRYDYAEYGDRVAQLAGALDGAGVEAGDRVATFCWNHHRHFETYFGIPSIGAQLHTINPLLPDHHIQHIVSDAEDVVVFVDPSLAEKLASAVAAEGGEEAFESVEQFVLMGDESVLPDESPLEPLTDYESFIADESTEYDWPDVSEDAPAGMCYTSGTTGAPKGVEYTQQMLWAHTMATLPQAGLDIGADDVLMPVVPMFHVNAWGMPFSTTAAGAKHVYPGPAPDPADLATLIEEEGVTLTAGVPTVWLGLLEYLEENDADISSLERIVIGGSAAPQSVIRRFDEEYDVDVLHAWGMTEMSPIGTVSHLKPGMEDLPAEEQYAKRAKQGLFVPGLEFTVVGEDGSEIEWDGEAFGELWVRGPWVTTDYFQRPEANEEDFEEGWLKTGDVVTVDPEGYIQIVDRAKDVIKSGGEWISSVELENALMAHDDVSEATVVGVPHERWQERPVAFVVPKQGVDQDVLTDELLAMVKDEFPKWWAPDDVLFIEEIPKTATGKFSKKDLREEYADESLVAGKAPESKE is encoded by the coding sequence ATGGTAGGCGCTACCGACCAGACCCTGCGACCGTTCCTGTGGCGAGCGGAGAAACTCTTCTCGGACCGGGAGATCGTCTCTCGCACTCACGAGGGCATCACGCGCTACGACTACGCCGAGTACGGCGACCGTGTCGCCCAGTTGGCGGGCGCACTCGACGGTGCCGGCGTCGAGGCCGGTGACCGGGTGGCGACCTTCTGCTGGAACCACCACCGTCACTTCGAGACGTACTTCGGCATCCCGAGCATCGGCGCGCAACTGCACACGATCAACCCACTCCTGCCGGACCACCACATCCAGCACATCGTCTCGGACGCCGAGGACGTGGTCGTCTTCGTCGACCCCTCGCTCGCCGAGAAACTGGCCTCGGCGGTCGCGGCGGAGGGCGGCGAAGAAGCCTTCGAGAGCGTCGAGCAGTTCGTGCTGATGGGCGACGAGTCGGTGCTCCCCGACGAGTCACCACTCGAACCCCTGACGGACTACGAGTCGTTCATCGCCGACGAGTCGACAGAGTACGACTGGCCCGACGTGTCGGAAGACGCGCCCGCCGGGATGTGTTACACCTCGGGGACGACCGGCGCGCCGAAGGGCGTCGAGTACACCCAGCAGATGCTCTGGGCGCACACGATGGCGACACTGCCCCAGGCCGGGCTGGACATCGGCGCGGACGACGTGCTGATGCCGGTGGTGCCGATGTTCCACGTCAACGCGTGGGGGATGCCCTTCTCCACGACGGCGGCGGGCGCAAAGCACGTCTACCCCGGTCCCGCGCCGGACCCGGCCGACCTCGCCACACTGATCGAGGAGGAGGGCGTCACGCTCACGGCGGGCGTCCCGACCGTCTGGCTGGGCCTGCTGGAGTATCTGGAGGAGAACGACGCGGACATCTCCTCGCTGGAGCGCATCGTGATCGGTGGCTCTGCCGCCCCGCAGTCGGTCATCCGGCGGTTCGACGAGGAGTACGACGTTGACGTGCTCCACGCGTGGGGGATGACCGAGATGTCGCCCATCGGGACCGTCTCGCATCTCAAACCGGGCATGGAGGACCTCCCGGCCGAGGAGCAGTACGCCAAGCGCGCGAAACAGGGCCTGTTCGTGCCCGGCCTGGAGTTCACAGTGGTCGGCGAGGACGGCTCCGAGATCGAGTGGGACGGCGAGGCGTTCGGCGAACTGTGGGTGCGCGGCCCGTGGGTCACGACCGACTACTTCCAGCGCCCGGAGGCGAACGAGGAGGACTTCGAGGAGGGTTGGCTCAAGACCGGTGACGTGGTGACGGTCGATCCGGAGGGGTACATCCAGATCGTGGATCGCGCGAAGGACGTGATCAAGTCGGGTGGGGAGTGGATCTCCTCGGTCGAGTTGGAGAACGCGCTGATGGCCCACGACGACGTGTCGGAGGCCACCGTGGTCGGTGTGCCCCACGAGCGCTGGCAGGAGCGACCGGTCGCGTTCGTCGTCCCGAAGCAGGGTGTGGATCAGGATGTGCTGACGGATGAGTTACTGGCGATGGTGAAAGACGAGTTCCCGAAGTGGTGGGCACCGGACGACGTGCTCTTCATCGAGGAGATCCCGAAGACGGCGACCGGGAAGTTCTCGAAGAAGGACCTGCGCGAGGAGTACGCCGACGAGTCGCTGGTCGCGGGGAAAGCGCCCGAATCGAAGGAGTAG
- a CDS encoding YqjF family protein codes for MDGPRLLEMRWRDGLFAHWPVDPATIAPTLPEQLDVATYDGQAWLGVVPFVMEDIRPRGSPVGLTFPELNLRTYVEHDGAKGVYFYNLDADDRIGVRVARSLFRLPYYRAEMQVRRGAWPGDPESGPEEAITFTSRRDHRGVPPARFDATYRPAGDAFEPDPGSLEAFLVENYRFYTQGNRLYRGDIDHDPWTLRPAEAEIRSNTLFAASSFDQPAGDPRLHYAEPLDVTAGRIRAVE; via the coding sequence ATGGACGGACCTCGGTTGCTGGAGATGCGCTGGCGAGACGGTTTGTTCGCCCACTGGCCGGTCGACCCGGCGACGATAGCACCGACGCTCCCCGAGCAACTCGACGTGGCGACCTACGACGGGCAGGCGTGGCTCGGCGTCGTCCCGTTCGTCATGGAGGACATCCGCCCGCGTGGCTCGCCGGTCGGGCTGACGTTCCCCGAACTGAACCTCCGGACCTACGTCGAACACGACGGCGCGAAGGGCGTCTACTTCTACAACCTCGACGCCGACGACCGGATCGGCGTCCGGGTCGCCCGGAGCCTGTTCCGACTTCCCTACTACCGCGCCGAGATGCAGGTCCGGCGCGGCGCGTGGCCCGGTGACCCCGAGAGCGGCCCCGAGGAGGCGATCACGTTCACCAGCCGACGCGACCACCGAGGCGTTCCACCGGCCCGGTTCGACGCGACGTACCGCCCGGCGGGCGACGCCTTCGAGCCCGACCCCGGCTCGCTGGAGGCGTTCCTCGTCGAGAACTACCGGTTCTACACGCAGGGCAATCGCCTCTACCGGGGCGACATCGACCACGACCCGTGGACGCTCCGCCCCGCCGAGGCCGAGATCCGGTCGAACACGCTCTTCGCCGCGTCGTCGTTCGACCAGCCGGCTGGCGACCCGCGACTCCACTACGCCGAACCACTGGACGTGACTGCCGGTCGGATTCGGGCAGTGGAGTGA